A single genomic interval of Eurosta solidaginis isolate ZX-2024a chromosome 3, ASM4086904v1, whole genome shotgun sequence harbors:
- the Gmer gene encoding probable GDP-L-fucose synthase isoform X2, which yields MVPHHFMSIKQFFVLFFLSGMKKVLVTGGTGLVGNALKIAINETSPENEWVFVGSRDADLTNEEATKALFDLVKPTHVVHLAAMVGGLFHNMNNNLDFLRKNLQINDNVLQSAYEHGCLKVISCLSTCIFPDKTTYPIDETMVHNGPPHPSNYGYSYAKRLIDVQNRAYHEKYGCIFTSVIPCNIFGPHDNYKPEVSHVIPGMINRMYKLIHENADIQEKEKMFVVYGSGKPLRQFIYSLDMARLLIWAVDCYKSIDPLILSVDEENEVTILEAAEAVAKAFDFKRKETVDPF from the exons atggttcCTCATCATTTTATGTCGATTaagcaattttttgttttgttttttctaagCGGCATGAAGAAAGTTTTGGTAACAGGTGGGACTGGATTAGTGGGAAATGCGTTAAAGATCGCTATTAATGAGACTTCACCTGAAAATGAATGGGTTTTTGTGGGCTCACGAGACGCGGATCTAAC AAATGAAGAGGCTACAAAGGCTCTGTTTGACCTAGTTAAACCAACTCATGTAGTACATTTGGCAGCCATGGTCGGCGGCCTTTTCCACAACATGAACAACAATTTGGATTTTTTG cgaaaaaatttacaaatcaatGATAACGTTTTACAAAGTGCATACGAGCATGGTTGTCTCAAAGTAATTTCTTGCCTGTCCACATGCATTTTTCCGGACAAAACCACTTACCCAATTGACGAGACAATGGTTCATAATGGCCCACCACACCCTTCCAATTATGGATACTCGTATGCAAAGAGATTAATTGATGTGCAAAATCGGGCTTATCATGAAAAATATGGATGCATATTTACTTCAGTAATTCCTTGCAATATTTTCGGACCACACGACAATTATAAACCAGAAGTTAGTCACGTTATTCCTGGAATGATTAATCGAATGTATAAGCTCATACACGAAAATGCGGATATACaagagaaagaaaaaatgttCGTTGTCTACGGAAGTGGGAAACCTTTACGTCAATTCATATATTCGTTAGATATGGCCAGGTTATTAATTTGGGCCGTTGATTGTTACAAAAGCATTGACCCCTTGATTTTAAGCGTAGATGAAGAAAATGAAGTAACTATTTTAGAAGCTGCGGAAGCTGTTGCAAAAGCGTTTGATTTCAAG CGTAAAGAAACCGTTGACCCATTTTAA
- the Gmer gene encoding probable GDP-L-fucose synthase isoform X1, whose product MVPHHFMSIKQFFVLFFLSGMKKVLVTGGTGLVGNALKIAINETSPENEWVFVGSRDADLTNEEATKALFDLVKPTHVVHLAAMVGGLFHNMNNNLDFLRKNLQINDNVLQSAYEHGCLKVISCLSTCIFPDKTTYPIDETMVHNGPPHPSNYGYSYAKRLIDVQNRAYHEKYGCIFTSVIPCNIFGPHDNYKPEVSHVIPGMINRMYKLIHENADIQEKEKMFVVYGSGKPLRQFIYSLDMARLLIWAVDCYKSIDPLILSVDEENEVTILEAAEAVAKAFDFKGKLICDTSKADGQYKKTASNRKLRSLLPNFQFTSFQDAINDSVKWFIENMKNARV is encoded by the exons atggttcCTCATCATTTTATGTCGATTaagcaattttttgttttgttttttctaagCGGCATGAAGAAAGTTTTGGTAACAGGTGGGACTGGATTAGTGGGAAATGCGTTAAAGATCGCTATTAATGAGACTTCACCTGAAAATGAATGGGTTTTTGTGGGCTCACGAGACGCGGATCTAAC AAATGAAGAGGCTACAAAGGCTCTGTTTGACCTAGTTAAACCAACTCATGTAGTACATTTGGCAGCCATGGTCGGCGGCCTTTTCCACAACATGAACAACAATTTGGATTTTTTG cgaaaaaatttacaaatcaatGATAACGTTTTACAAAGTGCATACGAGCATGGTTGTCTCAAAGTAATTTCTTGCCTGTCCACATGCATTTTTCCGGACAAAACCACTTACCCAATTGACGAGACAATGGTTCATAATGGCCCACCACACCCTTCCAATTATGGATACTCGTATGCAAAGAGATTAATTGATGTGCAAAATCGGGCTTATCATGAAAAATATGGATGCATATTTACTTCAGTAATTCCTTGCAATATTTTCGGACCACACGACAATTATAAACCAGAAGTTAGTCACGTTATTCCTGGAATGATTAATCGAATGTATAAGCTCATACACGAAAATGCGGATATACaagagaaagaaaaaatgttCGTTGTCTACGGAAGTGGGAAACCTTTACGTCAATTCATATATTCGTTAGATATGGCCAGGTTATTAATTTGGGCCGTTGATTGTTACAAAAGCATTGACCCCTTGATTTTAAGCGTAGATGAAGAAAATGAAGTAACTATTTTAGAAGCTGCGGAAGCTGTTGCAAAAGCGTTTGATTTCAAG GGAAAATTAATTTGTGATACTAGTAAAGCTGATGGACAATACAAAAAAACTGCTTCCAATCGAAAGTTGCGCAGCCTCCTGCCGAATTTCCAGTTCACTTCATTTCAAGATGCTATTAATGATTCTGTAAAGTGGTTCATTGAAAATATGAAGAATGCCAGAGTGTAG